One genomic window of Fusarium fujikuroi IMI 58289 draft genome, chromosome FFUJ_chr01 includes the following:
- a CDS encoding related to monocarboxylate transporter 4 has translation MAEKTPQIDASNTETMFKPINTLRREPTRSEMQDLEIIASAGASFRPGDIPPPPDGGIEAWTQVAMGWIVIFATWGYVNSFGSFQAHYTSTLPQSPFQISWIGSIQVWFTFFGSAFSGRLLDAGFWIPTFLVGAGLQLIGIFMMSLSTSYWHLMITQGVVTGIGGGIIFAPSLALVATYFEKRRGIAIGLVTTGNSLGGTVYPLVVRALLPSIGMPWTARVLGFINLAGFILVAIFMRPRLPPRQTGPIIDWSAFKDTLYVSYVGGLFFFVWSVYYTFYYLASFGQQEVGMSFADSSLITTIINGVGLPTRVLIPVLADRIGPLNTIAPAALCVAVVAYTWVAVHDVAGVYVFSIFYGIASGAFQSLMPTGVASITKRLDTIGTRMGMCFSLVSFAGLSGPPIGGLLQDKSLTGAHIWAALSSTLCAVLLVLARVLKVGWKVNTRC, from the exons ATGGCTGAAAAAACACCCCAAATTGATGCTTCTAATACTGAAACCATGTT CAAACCAATCAATACGCTACGTCGTGAACCGACGAGGTCAGAGATGCAAGATCTCGAAATCATCGCCTCAGCAGGTGCATCTTTCCGACCCGGCGACATCCCGCCTCCGCCAGACGGCGGCATCGAAGCATGGACACAAGTAGCAATGGGATGGATCGTCATCTTCGCAACATGGGGCTACGTCAACTCATTCGGGAGTTTTCAAGCCCACTACACCTCCACACTCCCCCAATCGCCCTTCCAAATCTCATGGATCGGTTCGATCCAAGTATGGTTCACCTTCTTTGGGAGTGCTTTCTCTGGAAGGTTACTAGATGCTGGGTTTTGGATACCCACGTTTCTTGTTGGTGCGGGACTGCAGCTCATTGGGATTttcatgatgagcttgtcgacTTCTTACTGGCATCTTATGATCACGCAGGGTGTCGTCACTGGTATCGGTGGGGGTATTATCTTTGCGCCgtcgttggcgttggtggcGACGTATTTTGAGAAAAGGAGAGGTATTGCTATTGGGCTGGTAACTACAGGTAATTCTCTGGGTGGCACTGTTTACCCACTTGTTGTTCGAGCGCTTCTTCCCAGCATCGGTATGCCCTGGACTGCGAGGGTGTTGGGATTCATTAATCTGGCTGGATTTATACTCGTGGCTATTTTCATGAGGCCAAGACTTCCGCCGCGACAGACTGGACCTATCATCGATTGGAGTGCCTTCAAGGATACTCTCTACGTATCTTATGTGGGCGGTTTGTTCTTCTTTGTGTGGTCGGTGTATTACACCTTCTACTAC CTTGCTTCTTTTGGCCAGCAAGAAGTCGGAATGTCGTTCGCCGATTCATCCCTCATCACCACAATAATCAACGGCGTCGGTCTCCCAACCCGAGTCCTAATCCCCGTCCTCGCCGACAGAATCGGCCCCTTGAACACAATCGCCCCAGCAGCTCTCTGTGTCGCCGTAGTCGCATATACATGGGTTGCAGTCCACGACGTCGCAGGCGTTTacgtcttctccatcttctacGGCATCGCGTCTGGCGCTTTTCAAAGTCTCATGCCCACTGGAGTCGCCAGTATCACAAAGAGGCTTGATACCATCGGTACGAGAATGGGCATGTGTTTTAGTCTCGTCTCTTTTGCGGGTTTGTCTGGACCGCCTATTGGGGGTTTGTTGCAGGACAAAAGTCTCACTGGGGCTCATATCTGGGCTGCGCTTTCGAGTACACTCTGCGCGGTGCTATTGGTGCTCGCCAGAGTTTTGAAGGTTGGTTGGAAGGTAAACACTAGATGTTAG